The Nicotiana tomentosiformis chromosome 2, ASM39032v3, whole genome shotgun sequence genome includes the window ATGGGTGAATTGTTAAATGTGATAATCACTTGCACTTGCACCTTTGTATCTGAGTTGATTGTTTCTTCTTATTGCAAACAATGCATAATTGGATTCTTAGAAACGTTACCTTAATTATGTTTCCAAAACAGATGTGCTTACTGAAACTTACAATTGAGTTCGTGCGGCAGATCTTCTCGTGGGATTTCTTATCAACACCATTCTAAAGCTAAGAGGGGTGCCTGAAAAATTGTGCACCTATTCGGTGATGGTATGGCTTTTGAATCCATTTACCTTTACCATTGGAACCCGCGGGAACTGTGAGCCTATCATCTGCGCCATAATCCTTTGGATTATTATATGTCTAATGAAAGGTAAAATTTGTTGTACCTATTTTTTTTGGTGAAGTAAGTAAATTTCCAGTACCTTTTGCTTACTTCTAATATGATTATGTTGAGAATTAGCTCTcgtatttttatttttcattgttAGTTTACTCCTCTACTGTTGCTTTCTCAGTTATTGTCTTTCATAATGGTCTTTGTCTCCTTCTTAACCTGCTTTAATTATCATGGGGCAATGTAAATGACAGTAAGGAGGGGACATACGGGAGGGGAAATATTTAGACTATGATCATCATTCTTTAAGTGATGACATTGGTAGAAAAGAAGGTATTGTCATCAAATACCGGTCAAGATTGAGTCTTTCTCTTCTCCCACTCCACCCTAGCGTTAGGTGTATAATGCCCAACCTAATATTATCAGCCACTGAATGAGGTTTTAGCGAGCAACAAGACTTGTCCTGAATACTTATTTTTTTACCGTTAGAACTTGGGTATATCTGATAAAGAGATGAAACAAGACTTGTCCTGAATCTGCCACTGTTTCTTTTCATAGCTCTTATACGATTTGAAACTATAGTGAGCCTctagtttaaaagaaaagtagaaACCAAGAATGTTAACTCTGGAAATTTTTAGGATTAAACAGAAAACTATTTTAATTGAGAGTCTTTTTAGGAATCCTCCGATATTTTGGGTCAGATAACTGTATTCTCACTTGGGTTAGTGCCACTGAAACTGTAGcttcatatttttctttgtaAGTGAAAGTCATCACGCTCTCTTGACTTTGGTGGTTTTCCCTGATCAGGTCGTTTAGTACAAGCTGCATTTTGGTATGGGCTTGTCGTCCACATGAGAATCTATCCAATAATTTATGCTCTTCCAATCATTTTAGTTCTTGATCCTCTGTTCTTCCAGTATGGTACAAAACCTGCTCTTGTGAATTGGAGTTCTAGAAAAAGCAAGTCACATCAGACTTCCAGCTGTAAAAAGCTTATGGATCCTTATTGTATATGGAACTTTTTGACAAGCCTTTTAACCTGGAGAAGGATAACGTTTGGGCTTATTTCTGGAGCTATGTTCTTTCTCCTTACTGGttttttcttctatttatatGGATGGGAGTTCTTGCATGAAGCACTTCTTTATCATCTTACACGTACTGACCCAAGGCACAATTTTTCAATCTATTTCTACCACATATATCTGCACTATGAACATGAGTTTTCAAGCTTGGAAAAGCTCGTCTCATTTCTGCCTCAGATTATGGTGCAGCTGGTTCTTGTTTTCCGTTTTGCACAGGATTTTCCATTTTGTTTCTTTGTGCAGACTGTGGCATTTGTAGCATTTAACAAGGTTTGTCAGCAATCCTTGACTTCTTTTTGGGTTGAGAATCAGCTAATAATAGCTTGACTTTCCTTTAGCAAATATAATGTTCTTTTCCTCTGCAGGTTATGACAGCTCAATACTTTGTTTGGTTCTTCTGTCTCTTGCCGCTAATCCTGCCATGGACCAACATGAAACTCAAAGGAAAAGGATTGGTCTGCATCTTGTTGTGGATTGCAGCTCAGGGTCATTGGTTGATGTGGGGATATTTGCTTGAATTTAAAGGAAAGAATGTCTTTCTTCAACTCTGGGTGGCAGGTTTGCTATTTTTGGCTGCAAATACTTTCGTTCTTATCAATATTATCCAGCAACACACATACAGTCCAGTCTTCCAACAGTCATCTCCTGCCGCTTCAAAGAAACGTGTCAAACAGGGATGAGGAATCATATCAGATACCTCCTAATTCAATGTGGGAACATTTTAGAGCGAATAGTGTATTTAGCCATGTTCAGGACTTGTAGAGCTTTTCGCAATCAAGCAAAACACTTGATGTTTTCATAGCTCCTAACCCAAAAATGCCAGCACTGAAGATGTACCAAGAGATTGTAATGACTTTATTCTTGGCCTCTTGTCCATTTTGCTTTAGTGGATACTTCACCACAAAAGCAATATACAATTGTCTACTGCAATTTTTTTGTACGCGGGATGGTTGGAGTTTTCTTGATTACAGTTTACTTCTCATTTAGTTTGATATTCATTTCCCACCCTTGCTAGAGTTCGTTA containing:
- the LOC104105298 gene encoding GPI mannosyltransferase 1 encodes the protein MVAVNLKSLLIFSAFLRVFLIVYGEWQDRHMEVRYTDVDYLVFSDAAALVAAGKSPYQRSTYRYSPLIAFILVPNSFIHPSWGKFIFSASDLLVGFLINTILKLRGVPEKLCTYSVMVWLLNPFTFTIGTRGNCEPIICAIILWIIICLMKGRLVQAAFWYGLVVHMRIYPIIYALPIILVLDPLFFQYGTKPALVNWSSRKSKSHQTSSCKKLMDPYCIWNFLTSLLTWRRITFGLISGAMFFLLTGFFFYLYGWEFLHEALLYHLTRTDPRHNFSIYFYHIYLHYEHEFSSLEKLVSFLPQIMVQLVLVFRFAQDFPFCFFVQTVAFVAFNKVMTAQYFVWFFCLLPLILPWTNMKLKGKGLVCILLWIAAQGHWLMWGYLLEFKGKNVFLQLWVAGLLFLAANTFVLINIIQQHTYSPVFQQSSPAASKKRVKQG